One part of the Ornithodoros turicata isolate Travis chromosome 2, ASM3712646v1, whole genome shotgun sequence genome encodes these proteins:
- the LOC135385043 gene encoding solute carrier family 22 member 21-like yields MASEGLSRPSRSSSHGFQESISEEAFRNRSRKPSQLATPPRKLSYGPQSTGSSSRKTSGGPSSGIIVGEGAFTVLEHFEVEWRAVLMIFMVFTVVLSIAFYQLEESPRWLMCTFNFKRAERAVLWAGELNKEPLDSVRKGYAELKDAMLRQFESYSSLMPTPLHLLKNPELRMRCTILGISSFTVLFSYYGLSFTQHVQVQYWARIVQRVSYGPLAVVTYVSMNWAGRKTTFAIALIFLGGSCTVLTVTDQAYTVLMDNALLLIARGSAFMAIVVQFVYTAELFPTIVRSIGVCGVYTCGQLGATAAALTASHVLTSPKVEFVLVGALVLLTEVVLLRLPETQSMHLANTIRDVNTDNQMRRQSDATISSRVVEDTKELQKPRQPSTSRTSKVIPVIAPEPPSRTTFVKGFLQ; encoded by the coding sequence ATGGCATCAGAAGGTTTATCACGTCCTTCAAGAAGCTCGTCTCATGGTTTTCAGGAGAGCATTTCGGAAGAAGCATTTCGGAACCGATCACGCAAGCCATCGCAACTGGCAACCCCTCCTCGAAAACTATCGTACGGACCTCAGTCTACAGGCAGCTCTTCCAGGAAGACGTCGGGAGGACCTTCTTCCGGTATCATAGTAGGGGAAGGTGCGTTCACGGTCTTGGAACACTTCGAGGTTGAATGGCGGGCCGTGCTTATGATTTTCATGGTCTTCACTGTCGTTCTGAGTATCGCATTCTATCAGCTGGAGGAATCGCCGCGTTGGTTGATGTGCACTTTCAACTTCAAGCGAGCTGAAAGAGCCGTGTTGTGGGCAGGTGAACTAAATAAGGAACCGCTGGACAGTGTACGGAAAGGATACGCTGAGCTGAAGGATGCAATGCTGAGACAATTCGAAAGCTACAGCTCCTTGATGCCAACGCCTTTGCACCTGTTGAAGAATCCTgaactgcgcatgcgctgtaCAATACTCGGCATATCCTCTTTCACCGTACTGTTCTCTTACTATGGACTGTCGTTCACCCAACATGTACAGGTACAGTACTGGGCACGAATCGTACAAAGAGTGAGTTATGGGCCTCTGGCCGTGGTCACGTATGTGTCTATGAACTGGGCTGGACGCAAGACTACTTTCGCCATCGCTCTCATCTTTCTGGGAGGATCTTGCACTGTGTTGACAGTCACGGATCAAGCCTATACTGTTTTGATGGACAATGCGCTCCTTCTCATTGCTCGTGGGAGTGCGTTCATGGCTATCGTCGTCCAGTTCGTGTACACTGCTGAGCTGTTTCCTACTATAGTACGCAGCATCGGCGTCTGCGGAGTCTACACCTGTGGACAGTTAGGTGCCACAGCAGCAGCTCTGACGGCATCCCATGTTTTAACCAGCCCTAAGGTGGAATTCGTTCTTGTAGGTGCTTTGGTACTTCTAACCGAAGTTGTGTTGTTGAGGTTACCAGAAACCCAATCAATGCACCTAGCAAACACGATAAGAGACGTGAACACTGATAACCAAATGCGTCGTCAATCGGACGCTACCATTTCGTCGCGAGTTGTTGAAGACACCAAGGAGCTCCAGAAACCACGACAACCCTCAACGTCGAGGACGTCCAAGGTTATACCAGTTATAGCGCCGGAACCACCGTCACGAACGACATTTGTGAAAGGCTTTTTGCAGTAG